Proteins encoded within one genomic window of Nonomuraea gerenzanensis:
- a CDS encoding ABC transporter substrate-binding protein, translating into MSDIRRLSVLCVAALLLTACGGGGNPASQSTGPEKTEIRIGMLPLPEVAPIQLAIDKGYFAAEGLKVRTELISGGAAAMPDLVSGKLDVLHSNYVSALLASASGTVKIKVVGDAYAAQPGNFLLMTKKGSPITRVADLKGRTIGVNTLNNISTLSVSALLKPAGLRPDDVKFVERPFPEMAGALDSGQVDVALLPEPFHQAAARTLGAVTLSDLFTGPLADFPIAGYLVTETFAQQSPKSVAAFQRALRKATELARSNTAEVTAALQKYTKIDQETAATMKLGGFSTAVDPARVQRVADLMLEFGYLKQRFEVSSILAGGASG; encoded by the coding sequence ATGTCAGATATCCGGCGCCTGTCCGTCCTCTGCGTCGCGGCATTACTGCTCACCGCCTGTGGGGGCGGCGGTAATCCGGCCTCGCAATCCACCGGCCCGGAAAAGACCGAAATCAGGATCGGAATGTTGCCGCTCCCGGAGGTGGCGCCCATTCAGCTCGCCATCGACAAGGGCTATTTCGCCGCCGAGGGGCTCAAGGTGCGGACGGAGCTGATCTCGGGCGGCGCGGCGGCGATGCCCGACCTGGTCTCCGGCAAGCTCGACGTCCTGCACAGCAACTACGTCTCCGCCCTGCTCGCCTCGGCCAGCGGCACCGTCAAGATCAAGGTCGTCGGCGACGCGTACGCCGCCCAGCCCGGCAACTTCCTGCTCATGACGAAGAAGGGCTCCCCGATCACCCGGGTGGCCGACCTCAAGGGCCGCACGATCGGCGTGAACACCCTGAACAACATCTCCACCCTGTCCGTCAGCGCCCTGCTCAAGCCCGCCGGGCTGCGACCCGACGACGTCAAGTTCGTCGAGCGGCCCTTCCCCGAGATGGCCGGGGCGCTGGACAGCGGCCAGGTGGACGTGGCGCTGCTGCCCGAGCCGTTCCACCAGGCGGCGGCCAGGACGCTCGGCGCGGTCACGCTGAGCGACCTGTTCACCGGGCCGCTGGCCGACTTCCCGATCGCCGGCTACCTGGTCACGGAGACCTTCGCCCAGCAGAGCCCGAAGTCCGTCGCCGCCTTCCAGCGCGCCCTGCGCAAGGCGACCGAGCTGGCCCGCTCGAACACGGCCGAGGTCACCGCCGCCCTGCAGAAGTACACCAAGATCGACCAGGAGACCGCCGCCACCATGAAGCTCGGCGGCTTCTCCACGGCCGTTGACCCGGCCCGGGTGCAGCGCGTGGCCGACCTGATGCTCGAGTTCGGCTACCTCAAGCAGCGCTTCGAGGTGTCCTCGATCCTCGCCGGCGGAGCGTCGGGCTAG
- the otnK gene encoding 3-oxo-tetronate kinase: MIGAIADDFTGATDVAVALRRRGIRTLLYFGLPPQGAQPPEHDAVVIALKTRTIHKADAVARSLRALRWLRAHGAAEQVYFKYCSTFDSTPDGNIGPVLDALADAMEAPIVPMTPSSPEHGRTQYNGYLFVGDVLLGESHMRHHPLTPMTDSYLPRLLEAQSAYRSGVVTLPHVRGRAVERRLAELREQGVRYAFVDALEEEDLMTAGRALARAPLVAGAAGLAGGLAAARAGAGYDDEPAPEPSGPAAVLAGSCSARTLQQVQVMIEAGRPAHRLDVLADQDPDSLTRRALAWYDALDPGTGAPLVYSSLEPAKLRRVQDTLGAERSATILETALGRIARGLVERGVTRLVTAGGETSGAVVSALGVPGGVIGAEAARGVPWIFAPSGPALLLKSGNFGDPDLLLEASR; encoded by the coding sequence ATGATCGGCGCCATCGCGGACGACTTCACCGGCGCGACCGACGTGGCCGTGGCGCTGCGCCGCCGGGGCATCCGCACCCTCCTGTACTTCGGGCTTCCGCCGCAGGGCGCGCAGCCTCCCGAGCACGACGCCGTCGTGATCGCGCTCAAGACCCGCACGATCCACAAGGCCGACGCGGTGGCCCGCTCCCTGCGCGCGCTGCGCTGGCTGCGTGCGCACGGCGCCGCTGAGCAGGTCTACTTCAAATACTGCTCGACCTTCGACTCCACCCCCGACGGCAACATCGGCCCGGTGCTGGACGCGCTGGCCGACGCCATGGAGGCGCCGATCGTCCCGATGACGCCGAGCTCGCCCGAGCACGGCCGCACGCAGTACAACGGCTACCTCTTCGTCGGTGACGTGCTGCTCGGCGAGTCCCACATGCGCCACCACCCGCTCACCCCGATGACCGACTCGTACCTGCCGCGCCTGCTGGAGGCGCAGAGCGCCTACCGGTCGGGGGTGGTGACGCTGCCGCACGTGCGCGGGCGGGCGGTCGAGCGGCGGCTGGCCGAGCTGCGCGAGCAGGGGGTGCGGTACGCGTTCGTGGACGCGCTGGAGGAGGAGGACCTGATGACGGCCGGCCGCGCGCTGGCCCGGGCGCCGCTGGTGGCGGGCGCGGCGGGGCTGGCGGGCGGCCTGGCCGCGGCGCGGGCCGGCGCCGGGTACGACGACGAGCCGGCGCCCGAGCCGTCCGGTCCTGCCGCCGTGCTGGCCGGTAGCTGCTCGGCCCGTACGCTCCAGCAGGTCCAGGTCATGATCGAGGCGGGCAGACCGGCACACCGGCTCGACGTACTGGCCGACCAGGACCCCGACTCGCTCACCAGGCGGGCCCTGGCCTGGTACGACGCCCTCGACCCCGGCACCGGCGCCCCGCTGGTCTACTCGTCGCTGGAGCCGGCGAAGCTGCGCCGCGTCCAGGACACCCTGGGGGCCGAGCGGTCGGCCACGATCCTGGAGACGGCCCTCGGCCGCATCGCCCGGGGGCTGGTCGAGCGGGGTGTCACCCGGCTGGTCACGGCGGGCGGTGAGACGTCCGGCGCGGTCGTGAGCGCGCTCGGCGTGCCCGGCGGCGTGATCGGGGCCGAGGCGGCGCGCGGCGTCCCGTGGATCTTCGCCCCGTCGGGGCCGGCGCTGCTGCTGAAGTCCGGCAACTTCGGCGACCCCGATCTGCTGCTTGAGGCCTCCCGCTGA
- a CDS encoding AraC family transcriptional regulator, translated as MDVLSDVVAFMRAGRPTSARISWRAPWGVSFPAEPASAGFHVVLCGSCWLLPPEGEPVRLSVGDVVFVPHGDAFGLADDPARPLVRSECGPHAELFGSAGFEGSGAETVLLSCGYRTYADRRHPILSSLPAVIHLPSTLGRHPELRAAVDLLAGEIGDPRPGADTIVSSLLDMVQLYILRAWFDSDGEPCTMSGWAAALADPAIGRALNAIHCEPGRRWTVESLGAHAGLSRAGFARRFTALVGQAPLAYLTWWRLASAARMLRESDASVAEVAERVGYSSEFAFGNAFKREYGVAPGRFRRCGTAA; from the coding sequence ATGGATGTGCTGAGCGACGTGGTGGCGTTCATGCGGGCGGGGCGGCCGACCTCCGCCCGCATCTCCTGGCGTGCGCCGTGGGGGGTGTCGTTCCCCGCGGAGCCCGCGTCCGCGGGTTTCCACGTCGTGCTGTGCGGCTCCTGCTGGCTGCTGCCCCCGGAGGGCGAGCCGGTCAGGCTGAGCGTGGGCGACGTGGTGTTCGTGCCGCACGGCGACGCGTTCGGGCTGGCCGACGATCCCGCGCGGCCGCTGGTGCGGTCGGAGTGCGGGCCGCATGCCGAGCTGTTCGGCTCGGCCGGCTTCGAGGGCAGCGGGGCCGAGACGGTGCTGCTGTCGTGCGGGTACCGCACCTACGCCGACCGCAGGCATCCCATCCTGAGCTCGCTGCCCGCCGTGATCCACCTGCCCTCGACGCTCGGCCGCCACCCCGAGCTGCGGGCCGCCGTCGACCTGCTGGCCGGCGAGATCGGCGACCCGCGCCCCGGCGCGGACACGATCGTGTCGTCCCTGCTCGACATGGTGCAGCTGTACATCCTGCGGGCCTGGTTCGACAGCGACGGCGAGCCGTGCACGATGTCCGGCTGGGCTGCCGCGCTGGCCGACCCCGCCATCGGCCGGGCGCTCAACGCCATCCACTGCGAGCCGGGCCGCCGCTGGACGGTCGAGTCGCTGGGCGCCCACGCGGGCCTGTCGCGGGCCGGCTTCGCACGCCGCTTCACGGCGCTGGTCGGGCAGGCGCCGCTGGCGTACCTGACCTGGTGGCGGCTGGCGAGCGCGGCCCGCATGCTGCGCGAGTCGGACGCGTCGGTGGCGGAGGTGGCCGAGCGGGTGGGCTACAGCTCGGAGTTCGCCTTCGGCAACGCCTTCAAGCGGGAGTACGGCGTGGCGCCCGGCCGGTTCCGCCGCTGCGGCACGGCGGCCTGA
- a CDS encoding ABC transporter permease has product MTGLILLAEAAGRLGLVSTVQFPLASTVLITTAELAADPEFLLDVGATFAAWALGLALTVAFAVPAGLLLGSVPAVERALRPVIEFLRPIPSVALIPLAAFVFTERLDMKIAMIMYAATWPILINTMYGLREVDPLAKETLRTFGFGRLAVLLRVSLPSTAPFIATGIRVAATIALILAISTELLAGGSDGIGAFIILAGSSPDGLTLTVAATVWAGVLGIATNGAFVLAERRLFHWHPGVAA; this is encoded by the coding sequence GTGACCGGGCTGATCCTGCTCGCGGAGGCGGCCGGCCGGCTCGGCCTCGTTTCCACCGTGCAATTCCCGCTCGCCTCCACCGTGCTGATCACCACGGCCGAATTGGCGGCCGATCCGGAATTCCTGCTCGACGTCGGCGCCACCTTCGCGGCGTGGGCGCTCGGGCTGGCGCTGACGGTGGCGTTCGCCGTCCCGGCCGGGCTGCTGCTGGGCAGCGTGCCGGCGGTGGAGCGGGCGTTGCGGCCGGTGATCGAGTTCCTGCGGCCGATCCCGTCCGTGGCGCTCATCCCGCTCGCGGCGTTCGTGTTCACCGAGCGGCTGGACATGAAGATCGCCATGATCATGTACGCCGCCACGTGGCCGATCCTGATCAACACCATGTACGGCCTCAGGGAGGTCGACCCCCTGGCCAAGGAGACCCTGCGCACCTTCGGCTTCGGCCGGCTGGCGGTGCTGCTGCGGGTCTCGCTGCCGAGCACGGCCCCGTTCATCGCGACGGGCATCCGGGTGGCCGCCACGATCGCGCTCATCCTGGCCATCAGCACGGAGCTGCTCGCGGGCGGCTCCGACGGCATCGGCGCGTTCATCATCCTGGCCGGCAGCAGCCCCGACGGGCTCACGCTGACCGTCGCCGCCACCGTCTGGGCGGGGGTGCTGGGCATCGCCACGAACGGCGCGTTCGTCCTGGCCGAGCGGCGGCTGTTCCACTGGCATCCGGGGGTGGCCGCGTGA
- a CDS encoding ABC transporter permease, with the protein MIARVLRWCARLWVVPVVLVLWELATRAMAHPFFPPPSVIVGHMRELWFTGSPARLWLNDTALGNFPQSLGRLLAGWVLAGVGGVTIGVALGRSPLLHRFLDPIIQFGRALPAPALLPMFLALFSTGTRMQIATITFGIVWPVLFNAADGARGVEPLHLDTARVFGLTRGQRLLRIILPSAAPKIFAGLRLSLSLALILMVIAEFFSTEGIGFQLRAAQRAFDLPGVWGAIVLLGVLGYLLNQGFLFLEKRALTWHDAKM; encoded by the coding sequence GTGATCGCGCGCGTGCTGCGGTGGTGCGCCAGGTTGTGGGTGGTGCCGGTCGTGCTCGTGCTGTGGGAGCTGGCCACGCGGGCCATGGCGCACCCGTTCTTCCCGCCGCCGTCGGTCATCGTCGGGCACATGCGCGAGCTGTGGTTCACCGGCTCCCCCGCCCGGCTCTGGCTGAACGACACCGCCCTGGGCAACTTCCCGCAGAGCCTGGGCAGGCTGCTGGCGGGCTGGGTGCTGGCCGGGGTGGGCGGGGTGACGATCGGCGTGGCGCTCGGGCGCTCGCCGCTGCTCCACCGGTTCCTCGACCCGATCATCCAGTTCGGGCGGGCGCTGCCGGCGCCGGCGTTGCTGCCGATGTTCCTGGCGCTGTTCTCGACGGGCACGCGCATGCAGATCGCCACGATCACGTTCGGCATCGTGTGGCCGGTGCTGTTCAACGCGGCCGACGGGGCGCGCGGCGTCGAGCCGCTGCATCTGGACACGGCGCGGGTGTTCGGGCTGACGCGCGGGCAGCGGCTGCTGCGGATCATCCTGCCGTCGGCGGCGCCCAAGATCTTCGCGGGGCTGCGGCTCAGCCTCTCGCTGGCGCTGATCCTCATGGTCATCGCGGAGTTCTTCAGCACCGAGGGCATCGGGTTCCAGCTCAGGGCCGCGCAGCGGGCGTTCGACCTGCCGGGCGTGTGGGGGGCGATCGTGCTGCTCGGAGTCCTGGGTTATCTGCTCAACCAGGGCTTTCTGTTTCTTGAGAAAAGGGCGCTCACCTGGCATGACGCAAAGATGTAG
- a CDS encoding DUF418 domain-containing protein, with translation MTEVRTPPATRVHEIDVVRGFALAGILVANIGYFADPGYAANGTMPMPDGPVASVITALVLTKFYIIFSFLFGYSFTLQLRSAERAGASARARTLRRCLGLFVIGVAHGLLLWIGDILTLYAVLGLILLAMRGIRPRTAVVTGSVILGCLTLLWAGLSALSALDPAAGQLPPADAAAAARTMALATGSPLDVLTLQLELYPPLAAMVWLFQGPTALAMFLFGLAAGKRKVLEETGRWWHLAPRIQWIGFGLGLPGGVLLAVTAGRAGAWELAGLAVSTVTSVLLAAAYMVTLLRVTRRFPAAGRALAPAGRVAASNYVGQSVLCCLVFTGYGLALAGTLSPLAVMGVALVIYTVLLGLSAWWLRTHRYGPVEYVLRRITIGR, from the coding sequence ATGACAGAAGTGCGCACGCCGCCCGCCACCCGGGTGCACGAGATCGACGTGGTGCGCGGGTTCGCGCTCGCCGGCATCCTGGTGGCCAACATCGGCTACTTCGCCGACCCGGGCTACGCCGCGAACGGCACCATGCCCATGCCCGACGGCCCGGTGGCCTCGGTCATCACCGCGCTCGTGCTGACCAAGTTCTACATCATCTTCTCGTTCCTGTTCGGCTACTCGTTCACGCTGCAGCTGCGCTCGGCGGAGCGGGCGGGCGCGAGCGCGCGGGCCAGGACGCTGCGCCGGTGCCTGGGGCTGTTCGTGATCGGGGTCGCGCACGGGCTGCTGCTGTGGATCGGCGACATCCTCACCCTGTACGCCGTGCTCGGCCTGATCCTGCTGGCCATGCGCGGCATCAGGCCGCGGACCGCCGTGGTGACCGGGTCGGTCATCCTGGGCTGCCTGACCCTGCTGTGGGCGGGGCTGTCGGCGCTGTCCGCCCTCGACCCGGCGGCAGGGCAGCTCCCGCCGGCCGACGCCGCGGCGGCGGCACGCACGATGGCGCTGGCCACCGGCAGCCCGCTGGACGTGCTGACCCTGCAACTGGAGCTGTACCCGCCGCTCGCGGCGATGGTGTGGCTCTTCCAGGGGCCGACGGCGCTGGCCATGTTCCTGTTCGGGCTGGCGGCGGGCAAGAGGAAGGTGCTGGAGGAGACAGGGCGGTGGTGGCACCTCGCGCCCAGGATCCAGTGGATCGGATTCGGCCTCGGCCTGCCAGGCGGGGTCCTGCTCGCGGTGACGGCCGGCCGGGCCGGCGCCTGGGAGCTGGCCGGCCTGGCGGTGAGCACGGTCACCTCGGTGCTGCTGGCCGCCGCGTACATGGTGACCCTGCTGCGCGTGACGCGCCGCTTCCCCGCCGCCGGGCGCGCGCTGGCTCCGGCGGGGCGGGTGGCGGCGTCGAACTACGTCGGGCAGTCGGTGCTGTGCTGCCTGGTCTTCACCGGGTACGGGCTGGCGCTGGCGGGCACGCTGTCGCCGCTCGCCGTGATGGGCGTGGCTCTGGTGATCTACACGGTCCTGCTGGGGCTGAGCGCCTGGTGGCTGCGTACGCATCGGTACGGGCCGGTCGAGTACGTCCTGCGCCGCATCACGATCGGACGCTGA
- a CDS encoding NADPH-dependent FMN reductase, protein MLKVGIILGSTRPGRIGEVVAHWVRDLAVKRGDAEYEIVDLKDYDLGVLDEPEHPATGNYQHEHTKRWSAKIASLDAFVIVTPEYNNSYPGGLKNALDFLYAEWTNKAAGFVGYGVDGAPRAISHLRHVLGLLSVATVSNQVGLSIHTDFVDGFNPADFHEDRLNAVLDQVNAWGSALRPLRG, encoded by the coding sequence ATGCTGAAGGTGGGCATCATCCTGGGCAGCACCCGTCCCGGCCGGATCGGCGAGGTGGTGGCGCACTGGGTCCGCGACCTGGCGGTCAAGCGGGGCGACGCCGAGTACGAGATCGTCGACCTGAAGGACTACGACCTGGGCGTCCTGGACGAGCCCGAGCACCCCGCCACGGGCAACTACCAGCACGAGCACACCAAGCGCTGGTCGGCCAAGATCGCGTCCCTGGACGCGTTCGTGATCGTGACGCCCGAGTACAACAACTCCTACCCCGGCGGGCTCAAGAACGCCCTGGACTTCCTGTACGCAGAGTGGACCAACAAGGCGGCCGGGTTCGTCGGCTACGGGGTGGACGGCGCGCCCCGGGCGATCTCGCACCTGCGGCACGTCCTCGGCCTGCTCAGCGTGGCCACCGTGTCCAACCAGGTCGGCCTGTCGATCCACACCGACTTCGTCGACGGCTTCAACCCCGCCGACTTCCACGAGGACCGGCTCAACGCCGTCCTCGACCAGGTGAACGCGTGGGGCTCGGCGCTGCGCCCGCTGAGGGGGTGA